A stretch of Desulfuromonas acetexigens DNA encodes these proteins:
- the fliP gene encoding flagellar type III secretion system pore protein FliP (The bacterial flagellar biogenesis protein FliP forms a type III secretion system (T3SS)-type pore required for flagellar assembly.) gives MKAWRILPLLLLVPVLAQAQGLPTLTFGIGEATEPGQVSTALQVLMVLTILSVAPAILLMTTAFTRVVIVLSFVRQAMGTQQLPPNQIVIGLALFLTLFIMAPVWTKVNETALQPYLNNELSQQVALEKALVPMRDFMLAQTAEKDLGLLMEIARVEAPATRDDVPTLTLIPAFMLSELKRAFQMGFMIYIPFLVVDMVVASVLMAMGMMMLPPPIISLPFKILLFVLVDGWALVVGSLVQSFY, from the coding sequence ATGAAGGCCTGGCGCATCCTTCCGCTTCTGCTGCTCGTCCCCGTGTTGGCTCAGGCTCAGGGGTTGCCGACCTTGACCTTCGGCATCGGCGAGGCGACGGAGCCGGGACAGGTCTCTACCGCCCTGCAGGTGCTGATGGTTCTCACCATCTTGTCCGTGGCGCCGGCGATCCTGCTCATGACCACCGCCTTCACCCGGGTGGTGATCGTCCTCTCCTTTGTCCGTCAGGCCATGGGCACCCAGCAGCTCCCGCCGAACCAGATCGTTATCGGCCTGGCGCTCTTTCTGACCCTCTTCATCATGGCGCCGGTCTGGACCAAGGTGAATGAAACCGCCCTGCAACCCTATCTCAACAATGAGCTCAGTCAGCAGGTCGCCCTGGAGAAAGCCCTGGTTCCCATGCGTGATTTCATGCTGGCGCAGACCGCCGAGAAAGATCTGGGTCTGCTCATGGAAATTGCTCGGGTCGAGGCGCCGGCGACCCGGGATGATGTGCCGACCCTGACGCTGATTCCGGCTTTCATGCTCTCCGAGTTGAAACGGGCCTTCCAGATGGGCTTCATGATCTACATCCCCTTTCTGGTCGTGGACATGGTCGTCGCCTCGGTGCTGATGGCCATGGGCATGATGATGCTGCCGCCGCCGATCATTTCGCTCCCCTTCAAGATTCTGCTCTTCGTGCTGGTGGACGGTTGGGCACTGGTGGTCGGCTCCCTCGTCCAGAGCTTTTATTAG
- the fliO gene encoding flagellar biosynthetic protein FliO, with the protein MIRTQAMLLLLVTAAPAWAEPVVGGGGDLFIPWIKMIVALLFVLGLILLLYYGASRKGFGLLPAARTGQIKVLEMRSLGPKKGVCLIRVRDEEFLLGLGGDRVELLARLEGPKTTFAETLDKQPGESA; encoded by the coding sequence ATGATCAGGACGCAAGCCATGCTTCTTCTGCTGGTGACGGCTGCTCCGGCCTGGGCCGAGCCCGTTGTCGGCGGCGGCGGGGATCTCTTCATCCCCTGGATCAAGATGATCGTCGCCCTGCTCTTTGTCCTCGGCCTGATCCTGCTGCTCTACTACGGGGCGAGCCGTAAGGGGTTCGGCCTGCTGCCGGCCGCCCGCACCGGGCAGATCAAGGTGCTGGAAATGCGTTCCCTGGGGCCGAAAAAAGGGGTCTGCCTGATCCGGGTGCGGGACGAAGAGTTTCTCCTCGGCCTTGGCGGCGACCGGGTCGAACTGCTGGCGCGCCTCGAGGGGCCGAAAACGACTTTTGCCGAAACTCTGGACAAACAACCGGGGGAATCGGCATGA
- a CDS encoding flagellar motor switch protein FliM has translation MDRILSREEIAELLSAVQHGTIETAAEVPPPPSDQPVRGLNLVGGRGGLGRWRIPNLDLIFEAIGRGYGITLTNRLQRQVTVKYTGSDSLGFAEYLETIQNNSAIGLLDLEPFKSGALLIYSGELSFVLLEILLGGAIKKIVPLQRSLTSIETTLLKGLMTSLCPDLKKAFDPVEQLHPQLLKVETNPRLVNIVPPEAGILVVTFGVNLEGLSGVMTLVIPHASLEPLRERLRESTLSVELRNSDEWPSLLADGVATMPVEISAQVAEVVVMVRDILNFQEGDIIDLGCAPNVPLKVLVEGRPKFWATGGTQNGNKAIRIINRMPQRSK, from the coding sequence TTGGATCGCATCCTCAGTAGAGAAGAAATCGCGGAACTCCTCTCGGCGGTTCAGCACGGCACCATCGAGACGGCCGCCGAGGTTCCGCCGCCGCCGAGCGATCAGCCGGTGCGCGGGCTCAACCTGGTCGGTGGTCGGGGGGGGCTGGGGCGCTGGCGGATTCCCAACCTCGATCTCATCTTCGAGGCGATCGGGCGTGGCTACGGCATCACCCTGACCAACCGCCTGCAACGCCAGGTCACGGTCAAATATACCGGCAGCGACTCCCTCGGCTTCGCCGAGTATCTGGAAACCATCCAGAACAATTCCGCCATCGGTCTGCTCGACCTCGAACCCTTCAAGTCGGGGGCGTTGCTCATCTACAGCGGCGAACTCTCTTTTGTCCTGCTGGAAATTCTGCTCGGCGGCGCGATCAAGAAGATAGTCCCCTTGCAGCGTTCCCTGACCAGCATCGAAACGACCCTGCTCAAGGGGTTGATGACTTCCCTCTGTCCCGATCTGAAAAAGGCCTTCGATCCGGTGGAGCAGCTACATCCACAGCTGCTCAAGGTCGAGACCAACCCGCGGCTGGTCAATATTGTCCCGCCCGAGGCAGGGATTCTGGTCGTGACTTTCGGGGTGAACCTGGAGGGGCTGTCCGGGGTGATGACCCTGGTCATTCCCCACGCCTCCCTGGAGCCGTTGCGAGAGAGGCTGCGCGAGTCGACCCTCTCCGTGGAGCTGCGCAACAGCGACGAATGGCCGAGTCTGCTTGCCGACGGGGTGGCGACGATGCCGGTGGAGATCTCGGCCCAGGTTGCCGAGGTGGTGGTCATGGTGCGGGACATCCTCAACTTTCAGGAGGGGGATATCATCGACCTGGGCTGCGCGCCCAACGTCCCCCTCAAGGTGCTGGTCGAAGGACGTCCCAAGTTCTGGGCGACGGGGGGAACCCAGAACGGCAATAAGGCGATTCGCATCATCAACCGGATGCCGCAACGGAGCAAATAA
- the flhB gene encoding flagellar biosynthesis protein FlhB gives MADEDKDSKTEQATAKRRRDFREKGQVAQSREVHTAALMTFFLLLWYFYAPYFWGQLELLTRGVFGMVGSFEVTPVSVQGLFLFLLSRLGLLIAPLLALVLVVGFFSSFMQIGWLFTTKPMEPDLAKLDPIKGAKKFISKRSFIEVLKSLAKVLIIGFFAYQTVRNEFEQALYLIDMPPISTLVFTGQLAFSVLLKTCGILIVLALLDYLFVRWEMEEKMKMTKQEQKEEYKETEGDPLIKGKIRQIQMQMARKRMMAEIPKADVVITNPTHLSIAIAYRRDEMDAPQIVAKGADTLAMKIREIAKEHKVPLVENVPVARALYKFEVGDAVPEELYTAVAEILAYVYSLKGKTKQ, from the coding sequence ATGGCCGACGAGGACAAGGACTCCAAAACAGAACAGGCGACAGCGAAGCGGCGTCGTGATTTTCGCGAGAAAGGGCAGGTCGCCCAGAGCCGCGAAGTTCATACCGCCGCGCTGATGACCTTTTTTCTCCTCCTCTGGTACTTTTATGCCCCCTACTTCTGGGGTCAGCTCGAACTTTTGACCCGCGGCGTTTTCGGCATGGTCGGAAGCTTCGAAGTGACCCCCGTCTCGGTCCAGGGCCTCTTTCTCTTTCTCCTTTCCCGCCTCGGACTGCTGATCGCCCCCCTACTGGCGCTGGTGCTGGTGGTCGGCTTCTTCTCCAGTTTCATGCAGATCGGCTGGCTCTTCACCACCAAGCCGATGGAACCGGATCTGGCCAAGCTCGACCCGATCAAGGGCGCGAAAAAATTCATCTCCAAGCGTTCCTTTATCGAGGTTCTCAAGTCGCTGGCCAAGGTGCTGATCATCGGCTTTTTTGCCTATCAGACAGTACGCAACGAGTTCGAACAGGCCCTCTATCTGATCGACATGCCGCCGATCAGCACCCTGGTTTTTACCGGGCAACTGGCCTTTTCCGTGCTGCTCAAGACCTGCGGCATCCTCATCGTGCTGGCGCTGCTCGACTATCTTTTCGTCCGTTGGGAGATGGAAGAGAAGATGAAGATGACCAAGCAAGAGCAAAAGGAAGAGTACAAAGAGACCGAGGGGGATCCGCTGATCAAGGGCAAGATTCGCCAGATCCAGATGCAGATGGCGCGCAAGCGGATGATGGCGGAGATCCCCAAGGCCGACGTGGTCATCACCAACCCGACCCATCTCTCGATCGCCATCGCCTATCGCCGCGACGAGATGGATGCCCCGCAGATCGTCGCCAAGGGGGCCGACACCCTGGCCATGAAGATTCGCGAGATCGCCAAGGAGCATAAGGTGCCGCTGGTGGAGAACGTGCCGGTGGCGCGGGCCTTGTACAAGTTTGAAGTGGGGGATGCCGTCCCCGAAGAGCTCTA
- the fliQ gene encoding flagellar biosynthesis protein FliQ, whose product MTPEFVVALGRQSVELVLMLAAPMLICALVVGLLISIFQAATQINEQTMTFIPKIVAVLVSLIIFAPWMIQKLLSFTSGILVGIATTGI is encoded by the coding sequence ATGACTCCCGAATTCGTCGTCGCTCTTGGCCGCCAGTCGGTGGAGCTGGTCTTGATGCTGGCCGCCCCCATGCTCATCTGCGCTTTGGTGGTCGGCTTGCTCATCAGCATCTTTCAGGCCGCCACCCAGATCAACGAGCAGACCATGACCTTCATCCCGAAGATCGTGGCGGTCCTCGTCTCGCTGATCATCTTCGCCCCCTGGATGATTCAGAAACTGCTCTCCTTTACCTCCGGCATTCTGGTGGGCATCGCCACCACCGGTATCTGA
- the fliR gene encoding flagellar biosynthetic protein FliR, whose product MDGLPFTVAGFQLFLVCLARMAAMIGTLPVFGSGTAPARVRIGLAVMLALLIFPVVRPYLPPPDFSPVTLGLLILGEALLGLMVGFIAQLVLTSVEVGGTIIGYKMGFAAANVFDPQSQRQIELISQYQNVIAVLIFLALDAHHLFLRAVVRSYELLPPGGIDIGGDAVPFLMTLVSRMFVLGIQLSAPILAVLILASLVMGILARVFPQLNVFMLSFPLNIGVGFLVMGLTLSLLVLMLEREFGIVPERILHLIQTFR is encoded by the coding sequence ATGGACGGACTGCCCTTCACCGTCGCCGGTTTTCAGCTCTTTCTCGTCTGTCTCGCGCGCATGGCCGCCATGATCGGCACCCTGCCGGTCTTCGGCAGCGGCACGGCGCCGGCGCGGGTGCGCATCGGCCTGGCGGTGATGCTGGCGCTGCTGATCTTTCCGGTGGTTCGCCCCTATCTCCCGCCCCCGGATTTTTCTCCCGTCACCCTGGGACTGCTGATTCTTGGCGAAGCCCTGCTTGGCCTGATGGTCGGGTTCATCGCCCAGTTGGTGCTGACCTCCGTCGAGGTGGGGGGTACCATTATCGGCTACAAGATGGGTTTCGCCGCCGCCAACGTCTTCGATCCCCAGAGCCAGCGCCAGATCGAACTGATTTCCCAGTACCAGAATGTCATCGCTGTCCTCATCTTTCTCGCCCTCGACGCCCACCATCTTTTCCTCCGTGCCGTGGTGCGCTCCTACGAGCTGCTGCCTCCGGGCGGGATCGACATCGGTGGCGACGCGGTCCCCTTTCTCATGACCCTGGTCAGCCGCATGTTCGTCCTCGGCATCCAGCTCAGCGCACCGATTCTGGCGGTGCTGATTCTGGCCAGCCTGGTGATGGGCATCCTTGCCCGGGTCTTCCCCCAGCTCAACGTCTTCATGCTCTCCTTTCCCCTCAATATCGGTGTCGGCTTCCTTGTCATGGGTTTGACACTCAGCCTCCTGGTGCTCATGCTCGAGCGGGAATTCGGCATCGTCCCCGAGCGGATTCTCCATCTCATTCAGACCTTCAGGTAA
- the fliN gene encoding flagellar motor switch protein FliN, with the protein MDNSKQPQGQGEVKNLEFLLDIPLQISVEVGRSRILIKELLEMQEGTVVELDKLAGEPLDVYVNSRLIARGEAVLVNEKFGIRLTDVVSPAERIENLG; encoded by the coding sequence ATGGATAACAGCAAACAGCCGCAGGGCCAGGGTGAAGTCAAGAATCTCGAATTTCTGCTCGATATTCCCTTGCAGATTTCCGTGGAGGTCGGCCGCAGCCGCATTCTCATCAAGGAACTGCTGGAGATGCAGGAAGGGACGGTGGTCGAGCTCGACAAGCTGGCCGGGGAACCCCTCGACGTCTACGTCAACTCGCGCCTCATCGCCCGGGGCGAAGCAGTGCTGGTCAACGAAAAGTTCGGCATCCGCCTGACCGATGTGGTCAGTCCCGCCGAACGCATCGAGAATCTGGGCTGA